The genomic segment ATTACGCTGAATTTTACCGCTAGATGTTTTAGGTAAATCACTTACAAACTCAATCTCTTTCGGATAGGCATGTTTAGATAAACGGGAACGTACATAGTTTTGCAATTTCAGCATCAGTTCTTCACTAGCGGCATATTGTGATTTAAGCACTACAAAGGCTTTCACAATTTCGGTACGTTCCGGATCTGGCTTTCCAACCACAGCGGACTCCAACACCTCTTCACACTCCAGCAAGGTACTCTCTACATCAAAAGGTCCAACTCGATAACCCGAAGTCGTAATGACATCATCCGCACGACCAATGAAATCTATTCCACCATGTTCATTCAGTTTTACGGTATCTCCTGTTAAATAGTACTGTCCCACAAAGGCTTTCCGATTATTACCGCCATAGCCTTCAAACCACATCAAAGGTGAGGCTGAGTAGTCCATGGCCAAAGTACCAATACCACCTTTTTCGACTTCCTGATGCTCTTTATTTAAAACTGCAAAACGATGTCCTGGAATGGCAAAGCCAGCAGAACCGATTTTCTTGTGATGCTCCAGCGCATGATGATTGGCAATCACCATCCCAAGTTCAGTCTGTCCATACTGGTCGTAGATATTCACGTCCATTTCATGATTAAACCACTGAATGACTTCAGGCGTTAATGGCTCACCTGCACTACTGACCACACGTAAACACGAGCTAATCTCAGCATCAAATTTTTCCTTAAAGCCATAGAACATCCGGAACGCGGTTGGAGAACCGGTCAGGTTATTTACCCGATATTTTTTAATGACTTCAACAGCATTGTCTACGCTAAAGGCACGTTCATCCAGAATGATGCTATGCCCCAAACTTAATGGACCTGCAATTCCATAATACAGACCATAAGCCCAACCCGGATCTGCCAGATTCCAGAAAGTATCTTCGTCACGTAAATCTACGGCGTGCAGCATATAGCCTTTAAATGCCAGTAAAGCTTTAAGTGGTACAGGCACTGATTTTGCAAGTCCCGTTGTACCCGAAGTAAACATCATCAGGAAAATGTCACTAAAACGCCCCTGAACCGGCTCAAACTCAGTTGGATATTGCTTCAGTTCAGTCCAGAAATCTGCATCCTGATTGATACTTTCAGGCGTTTGATGGACGGTTAAAATATGTGGAATATCTAGATCATTCAGTTTCGCACGCTGTTCCTGATTGGTAATAATGAGTCGGGTATGTGCGGTATTAATACGATGCTCGATTGCCTTGCTTTCAAAAGCGGTAAATAAAGGCTGATAAATCGCACCAATACGCCAGGTGGCTAGAATGGTAATTAATAATTCTGGGGTTCGTGGGAGCAGTCCGGCAATACAGTCTCCTGCTTGTAAACCCAGTGAGGTCATATAATGAGCCAATTGTCCTGAAGCCTCAGCCAATTGTTCAAAAGTCCAATATTGGGTCTTGCCATTTTTACCTTCCCAGATTAACGCGATCCGGTTTTGTCCCAGAAAACGTCCACAGCATTCTGTATAGGCATTGAGTGAATCTGGCGTTCCTGCCAGATGTTGTTGAACCATAGTGTCAAAATCAAATTCACGATACGCTTGTTCTAGTGTCTTCATCACGACAACCTCTATTCCGTTTATAAACAGACTTTATGTCTGTGTCCGTTGTATTTGTTGTTCTGTCTACCGTCTGCGAATTCCATTGCAATGCCGGTTTTATATAACATGCCCTATTGCTAGGACATGTTAGGTGTCACTCTACTGAGTCACTTTTCGCTTTATCAATAATTGACCATGTTTTATAGACCATCACAATTTCCATCTCCCTCAAATGAGCTGCAGGATTTGAACAGTCGGCTATTTCATGACTTTTAAACTTTGCTCACTTCCCGGGCAATGACCAGACGCTGAATATCTGATGCACCTTCATAAATCTGGCTCACTCTGACATCACGGTAAATACGTTCAACCGGGAAATCTGAGACATAGCCATAACCGCCATGAATCTGAATCGCATCCGAGCAGACTCGCTCTGCTATAGTCGAAGCAAACAGTTTAGCCATGGACGCTTCTTTTAAGCATGGTAATCCTGCATCTTTAAGCGTTGCTGCATGTAAGACGAGTTGTCTTGCTGCCTCAATCTGGGTGGCCATATCTGCGAGACGGAATGCTACTGCCTGATGCTGCACCAGCTCTACACCAAAAGATTTACGTTCATTGGCATATTCAACAGCAGCATCCAGTGCAGCTCGTGCCATACCTACAGATTGTGCTGCGATCCCGATCCGGCCAGATTCCAGATTAGACAAGGCAATCTTGTAGCCGTCACCTTCTTGACCTAACAGGTTCTCAGCCGGAATCCGGCATTGATCAAAAATAATGGTCGCGGTATCGGAACAATGCTGCCCCATTTTTTCTTCCAGATTCGAGACGATATATCCTGGACTATCGGTAGGTACCAAGAAACATGAGATTCCTTTCTTGCCCGCAGATTTATCTGTCACTGCAAATACCAGTGCAATCTGGGCATGCTTACCGGTAGTAATAAACTGCTTGGTGCCATTTAATACCCATTCATCGCCATCACGTTCTGCCTTACATTCTAGTGCGCTGGCATCGGAACCGGCTTGAGGTTCCGTCAGGCAGAAACACCCCAACCATTCACCGGTCGCCAGTTTGGTCAGGTATTTCTGCTTTTGTTCCTCGGTACCATAACGCTGGGTAATCCCGCAAGGCAGTGAATTCTGCACACTGACAATGGTCGAGATGGCTCCATCTCCAGCAGCGATTTCCTCAAGAGCCAGTACCAGCGACACATAGTCCAGGCCTGCTCCACCCCATTGTTCAGACACGGTCATACCGAGTGCACCGAGTGCACCGAGTTCTTTCAATTCTTGTGCTGGAAATTGAGCCGTTTTATCCCTTAGACCAGCGGTAGGTTTCAGTTTTTGCTGCGAATAGTTTCGCATCATCTCCTGAATCATTTTCTGTTCGTCATTTAAAAGCACTGCGTATATCCCTTACTTATCTTTTAATTTTCCATATAGAGTGAATAAACCTATCTACTCTGACTTTTGTATTTTGCTTCGTTGGCTCGAACTTATTTTGGAGCCATACGGATGGCGCCATCCAGACGAATCACTTCACCGTTCAGATAGCTATTTTCGAAGATATGACCTACTAACTGGGCAAACTCCTGAGGTTTGGCCAGACGTGGTGGAAATGGAACCATCTGCCCCAGAGCATCCTGTACATTTTGCGGCATGCCTTTCAGCATTGGGGTTTCCATAATGCCGGGTGCAATGGTCATGACACGAATCGCTTCACGCGCCAACTCACGTGCTAGTGGCAGCGTCATCGCAACGACCGCACCTTTAGACGCAGAGTAAGCTGTCTGACCAATCTGACCATCAAAGGCTGCAACTGAAGCCGTATTCACAATCACGCCACGCTCTTCTTCATCGGTTTGCAGCTCATACTTCCCGATTAAAGCCGCCGCAAAACGAAGCATATTGAATGTGCCACTTACATTGATATTCAACACTTTCTGGAACATTGCCAGTTCATGGATTCCATTTTTGCCTAGCACTTTGGCAGAAGGTGCAATACCAGCACAGTTCACCAAGCCATTGAGTTGGCCATACTGGTTTTCAACATGACTAAAGAAAGCTTCAACCGCCTGCTCATCCGTTACATCCAGTTGTACAAATTCAGCCTGCTCACCCAGTTGCTGTTGTAAAACATTGCCCTGCTCCTGGTTCATATCGACCAAAATCACTTTTGCACCCTGGTCCACCAGATGAGTCGCTGTGGCTGCACCCAGACCTGATGCACCACCAGTTACCACAATCACTTTTCCCTGAATTTTCATGTTAATGTCCTGTTCCTATTTTTATGACAAGCTACGACTTAATAGGCAGAGTAAACAGAGATTTTATTCTGTACAATTTCCAAATGTTGCATCTTCACTGATGGATTTGGACAATAAAGAAGGGATATCTGACTGGCTATGCATTTACCAGCCTTGGAATATAGTAAGGGAACCATTTCGATTGATCTGGTTCATGAAGCACTGCTGAATGCCAAAGCACAGCATTATGATATTGCTGAGATTTTAACTAAGGCTGCCATTCCATTAGAGATTCTTCATTCCGCTAAAGCACGGGTGTCAGTGGCGCAGTATGCCGCGCTATGGACTGCACTTGCCGATAGCATGAATGACGAATTTTTTGGCATGGACAGCCATCCAATGCGCCGTGGCAGTTTCAAACTCTTGTCAAAAATGCTGTTACAGACCGATACGCTGGAAAAAGCTCTGCAGCAAATCCTGCAATTTTTTAATCTGATTCTGGATGATCTGCACAGCACACTGATGGTCGAAGAAAACTTTGCCTATATCGTGATCTATGACCAGAACCAGACCAAGCGCATGTTTAGTTATGCAACCTATCTAATGCTGATTCATACCCTGCTATGCTGGTTAAGCGGACAGCGGGTTTTACTTAATCAGATTCAACTGAAATGTGCCGCACCACTCGATGATTTTGATTATAAAGTCCGTTTTTGTGAGCAGATTGAATATCAGGCCAGTGAAAACTATATCCAGTTTGATGCAGCCTATTTGCAGCTCCCAGTAAAACAGGATCAAACCTCCTGGTATCAGTTTATTCAACAGACTCCGCATAACCTGCTAGTTCGCTTTAAAAATCCTTATGCGCTAAGTGCACAGATCCGCAAACAGCTTTTAAAAGTACCTCCGGCTGAATGGCTTGAACTGAATGAGCTTGCTTTGAAAATGAATATGTCTGAAGCCACCATGCAACGGCGTCTTAAAAATGAAGGTGTGACTTATCAACAGCTCAAAAATGAAATTCGTCGTGATACAGCCATTGAACTATTAACCCGTACGGATCAAAGTTTGCAGGACATCAGTGATCAGCTTAACTTCCAGGAAGTCAGTGCTTTTCATCGTGCCTTTAAAAAATGGACAGGGGTTAGTCCAGGTGCCTATAGACAAAATATTACTAGATAATTTATATTTAATAAGACTTAAAAACGATTAAAATTTAGCATATAAATTTAAATTTATATTTTCTCAACAGTTATATTTTTCAAGGCTTACAGCCCAAAAATAGAGGACTGAACGGTCATCCATAATGCTTTGCATTCCCTATTAATATAGTTTATTTTTCAATCAATTTTTAGTGCTTCACTTTTGGCTGTACTCCCTTTCCCTCTTTCCTTGTTGAAGGTATTTTCCATGTTAAAGATGACTGATGTTCTTGGACAAAATCTTGTTCAAAACTTCGCCCAGGCTTTAGTTTCTTCGACCGATCTTAATGCAGAGCAATTGAATCAAGGCATCTTGAATGCGTCTGATTCTGCCCTCAAAGATGCTATTGTGCACTTCTTTAACCAGATTGATGCCACTGAAGCTGCGAAATCGCTTGAAATTCCGGCTGAGCGCATCGTTGCATTACAACAAGGTATTGCACTGAAAGATGAACAATATCTTGCTGATACTGCCAAAGTCGTGGCTCTTTGCCTGGCAATGGAAACTGGTAGCCTAGATCAAGTCGAGGTTTATGACTGTCTGCAAGACTACCCAATGTAAGCTATCCAGATTGATAAAATAGTGACTCAAAAAGCGATGCTAATGCATCGCTTTTTTTATGGCACTCGTTATTTATAAAACTTCCTACTGCAAAGACGAATGATTAAAAAAACAGCTTATCAATTTACGCCATACCATTTTTAAAATTTTATCTAAGCAAAACCTTTCTATTCTTTATTTAATAAATTCAAATAAAAACAAATACCTATATTTAAAGCTGTTAATTATTTCATTTTTTGATTTGATTATCTTTTTTTCTTTTTTGTGTGCTTATCGATTTATCGATATGAATGTAAAAAATTTAATTCAAGATTGAGATATTCATGAAAAAAACATTAAGAACTTCGAGTCTGAATTTACTCGGCCTATCTATTTCTCTCTTTACCGGCTTGGCTAACGCAGCAATTCCATCTGAATTAAAATTGGACTATGCCTATTATGCACCAACCAGTCTGGTGGTCAAAGAACAGAAACTGCTAGAAAAAGCTTTACCAAAAACCAAGATTAAATGGGTATTTAGCCAGGGCAGTAACCGTTCACTCGAATATCTAAATAGCGGTAGCACAGATTTTGCTTCTACTGCAGGTTTAGCAGCAGTGCTTAGCCGCGCCAATGGTAGCCCGATTAAAACAGTTTATATCCAGAGCCAGCCTGAATGGACAGCACTGGTCGTCAATAAAGATTCGAATATCAAATCACTGAAAGATTTGAAAGGTAAAAAGATTGCTGCCACTAAAGGTACAGATCCTTTTTTATTTACCTTACAAGCCTTAGATACGATTGGTTTGGGCAAACGCGATGTAGAGCTCGTTCATTTACAGCATCCGGATGGTAAGACTGCGTTGGAGCGTAAACAGGTCGATGCCTGGGCAGGCCTTGATCCTTTAATGGCATCTGCGCAGGCGCAGTCAGGTGCCAAATTGCTATATCGCAATGTCAGCTTTAACTCTTATAGCGTACTGAGCGTAAAAGACCAGTTTGCCAAATCCAGTCCGGAAGCGATTGAAGCGGTGATTAAAGCTTATGAACAGGCACGTAAATGGGCGAAAGCCAATCCCGACAAATTGGCTGAATTGCTAGCACGTGAAGCCAAGCTCCCGATTGAAGTCGCTAAGCTTCAACTCAGCCGTACCAATCTGGATCAAAATATTCCAACCACCAAACATACCGGGGCATTACAAAAAGCCGGTCGTATCCTGACTGAAGAAGAACTGGTTCGTAAAGGAACCAATGTTAATCAGGTCGTGACTCAATTATTTGATGCCCGTTATGCAAAAAAGGTTGTAACTAAGTAATGGCTATACCGAAAAGCATCTCGGAACAGTTAAGCGTGGAAGAACAGCCAAAATCCGCTGTGCTACCACGCAGCATTTCGCTGATCAAAGCCCTCACCCTGCCTGTTATTTTTATCGTACTGGTTGAAATACTGGTCCGTAATGGCGTGATCGAACCTTATCTGTTGCCTGCACCGAGTAGCCTATTTCAGTCCTTTACTGAACTGGCTGAGGGCGATTTATGGCAACACATTTGGACCAGTAGCTGGCGGGTGTTTCTTGGCTTTGGAATTGGTAGTGGATTAGGACTGATCTTTGCAATCCTAGTGGGGTTAAACAGACATGCAGAAGATTTTCTGGAACCAACGTTTTCTGCAATTAAATCTATTCCAAGTCTAGCCTGGATTCCTCTACTCCTGCTTTGGTTAGGGATTGATGAATCTTCTAAAATCACCTTGATTGCGATTGGTGCCTTCTTCCCGACCTATACCAATACTGTGGCTGCGATTCAGGGGGTGGATCGTAAGCTGATTGAAGTCGCAAAAGTCTATCGCCTGAAATACTGGCAACAGGTTCAGCAGATTGTATTGCACGCTGCCTCACCGGGAATATTGACTGGCTTAAGGAATAGCCTGAGTTTGTCCTGGATGTTTATGATTGCGGCTGAATTGATTGCAACCACTCAAGGGATTGGCTATTTGCTTAGTGATGGCCGTGAGACTTCACGTCCCGATATTGTGATTATTGCCATTATCCTGTTGGCAGTCCTAGGCAAAATTACGGACAGTATTATGAAGCTGTTTGAAACCCGCTTACTGCGCTGGCGAGATGTGATTAGAAATTCATAATTTATTTAATAAAAGAATTAGAAAAGCGACCTATCCAGGCATTGCTGTCCCACAATTTTTCACAAGAGGAAGCTCAAATGAGCTTCCTCTTGTTTTATGGGTATTTTATCGGGTGAAAATAAAGCTTTTAAAGTTCTTCTTTCAAACAAATTCACTTGAATTATTCTGAGTAAACGTTGAACTGTCCAACCTGTTTTTCCTAAATGTTGAGCGAAACTTACCAATAAATAGGCGATCATCGCAATCCAGATTTGTGTCTGAATTGCGTTCCTGCTGCGGCCTAGAAACGCTTTTAATTTGAGATTCTGCTTAATCGCCTTAAAGAACAGCTCAACTTTCCAACGATCTTTATAAATCGCCGCAATGGTGGAGGCGGCTAAATGAAAGTTATTGCTGAGAAAGCTAAAGTGCTTGCCACTTTGCTGATCTCTATATTCAATTCTTCTTAACACTGGGGCTTTTCTTTTTAGGGCATGTGCGCTATTCAGCTGAATGGTTTCATCTTTTAGAATACCTTTGGATTCAAGCACTGGATGTTGCTGGATCACCTGATACACAGATTTAGGCCTAAAACGTGTGACAAATCCAATGTTTTGAGCAGTCAGATTTGCATACCATTGGTAATCGACATAGCCTTTATCAAAAACTACAATGCTGCCAGCAGGAAACTGGAATTTGCGGCCTTGTACCATGTCATTTTCTTTGCCATTTTCAACTGCAACAAACTCAGGAATATCATTGCTGTGATTCAATCCTATACTGAGTTTCATGCTGGCTTTTGAGTCGTGAACTTTGGCCCATTCACATAAGGAAAGCGACAGGTCAATATGACTGGCATCCAAGGAATACAAGGGATTCTTAAAGCGAAATTTATGAGCGACTTTTGAGTGGTCATAGTATTTAAGCAACTTGTAAAATAGCTGTTGATACAAGGCAGCAGGCTGCTGCTCATTGATTCGTGCCAGCGTGCTTCGGGGAATAGACTTTGCTCCGAGATGACTTAGCTTTTCCTGTTGGCACTCCAAATTGGATTGAATATCTCTCAGACTTTGCCTACAAGAGAATTGAGACATCAATATGGCAATAAACTGATCCCACCGGGAAGCCGCTCTAAATTTCTGTCCAACATGGTGTACTTTAGCAAGTTGTTCAAAATCCTGTCGCACAACAGGTTTAATTAGCTCATGAAATACGGTATTCTGATGTGACAAAACCTGAATCCTGGTCGTTAAAGTGTTTGTTTGCACTCATATTTTAACTGTTAGGACTCAGGTTTTTTTATTTAAAGCAAACTATGGGACAGCAGTGCCTATCCAGGTCGCTTTTTTATTAAATCAAGCTTTAAAAATTAATGCGGCCACTGACCTAAAGTTACTCGATCATTTCCGCCATAGTCTTTCACTGTACGGACCTGTTTATAACCAGCTTGAGTAAACAGATGACGAACCGCATCGCCCTGATCATAGCCGTGCTCAAGCACAACCCAGCCATTTACGGTCAGATGTTTTTTGGCTTGCTGAATAATCATCTCAATATCAGCCAAGCCATTTTTGTCTGAAACCAGCGCACGTTCCGGCTCAGTCGCCAGATCTGGCATATGCTCATCGTGTGCATCAATATACGGTGGATTAGATACAATCGCATCAAAGAACTGCCGACCAAATGGTTTTAGCCAGGAACCAAGCACAAACTGCACCTGATCCAAATCATGCTGTTCCGCATTGTATTTGGCAACTTTCAGTGTGGGTTCATAAATATCCGAAGCGGTCACAGACCAGTTCGGGCGTTCAGACGCCAGTGACAAGGCAATGGCACCGGTACCAGTCCCCAAGTCAACAATTCGCGCATCTTCCGGCAAGTCTAATTTCAGGACTGTTTCGACCAGCACTTCGGTATCCGGGCGTGGCACTAAAGTATCTTTGGTGACTTTAAGATCCAGTGTCCAGAATGGTTGTGAGCCTGTGATATAGGCCAATGGCTCACCGGCAGCAATCCTCGCCAGACCTTCGACATAGGCCTGTTCCTGTTCAGGTGTTAACTGCTGGTCTTTTTTCATTACCAGATCAAAAGCATCGATCTTGGTAATGTGTTCCAACAGCCAGGCATTTTCCTGACGTTCATAACTTTCAGGTTCACCACGTAAAGCCAGTGCTTCTTGAATGTTCATTAGCCACCATTCTGCTGTGCAAGCATGGCCAACTGATCAGCCTGATATTCACGATGCAGACTGTCTAATAGCTCAGTCAGATCACCTTCCATCACAGCATCCAGCTTATATAAAGTCAGGTTAATACGGTGATCGGTCATACGACCTTGTGGATAGTTATAGGTACGAATACGTTCTGAACGATCACCTGAACCCACCAGGTCACGGCGCATTTCAGAAGTCGCTGCATCTGCTGCGGCACGTTTGGCATTTTCCAGACGTGAAACCAACAAAGCCATCGCTTTGGCTTTGTTTTTATGCTGTGAACGTTCATCCTGACATTCCACCACTGTACCGGTTGGAATGTGAGTAATACGCACCGCAGAGTCAGTTTTGTTAATATGCTGACCACCGGCACCTGATGCGCGGTAAGTGTCGATACGCAAGTCAGCCGGATTAATATCGACTGAAGTATCCACATCCACTTCTGGAAGAATTGCTACCGTACACGCTGAAGTATGTACACGACCTTGAGATTCTGTTGCAGGCACACGTTGTACACGATGCGCACCACTTTCAAATTTCAGGCGACCATAAACGCCTTCACCATTCACCAGGCAGATGACTTCTTTATAGCCACCGTGCTCACCTTCATTTTCAGACAGGATTTCGATACGCCAGCCTTGAGATTCCGCATACTTGCTATACATACGGAACAAATCACCCGAGAAGATCGCCGCTTCATCACCGCCGGTTCCGGCACGGATTTCTAAATAAGCAGAGTTGGCATCATTCGGATCTTTTGGAATCATCAGGATATTCAAATCAGCTTCAAGCTGTTCGATCAGGGCTTTATTTTCCTTAATCTCTTCCTGCGCCATTTCCTTAAAGTCAGGATCAGACAGCATGGCTTGCGCAGTTTCAATATCTTCTTCAGCCTGTTTGTACTTGGTCCAAACGCTGGTAATCTCGGTTAAATCATTATGTTCACGTGATAACTGGCGAAAACGCTTATTGTCCGAAATCACTTCAACATCTGCCAATAACGCAGTCAGTTCTTCATGACGGTCAGAGAGTTGGTCTAATCGTAAACGTAACGATTCTTTCATTTTCTAAAAAATCTCAAACATAAGGCTGTGACTAAACAGTGATTTAGCACAGCGAAATCAAAAAATTGCGCCTAGTTTAACGATTCTCTGGGTCAATGAACATCATTATTCAGTAAGTCAGTGCTTAGATGCAGCAATGTCACCGCCATTTGTTAACAAATATAAATAAAATCTTCAGTTTTGGATTTTTTCTGCTCAATTCGATCCTTATTTATTTCTCATTTTACAAATTGGCAAATAAACACATTAAATATGGAGGTAGATCTTCACATTCTTTTGGGCATGATTTGTTACATTTTCTGCGTCGAAACACACTAACATATGAAAGTCCTATCAGGGACACGGAGTTACAACATGAAACTCAATGCAATTTTACTGAGTGCTGCAATGGCTGCAGGCTCAATGATGACAGTGAGTGCGCATGCAGACAGTACTGCACGTGTGGCAGCAGCAAGTGCTTTAGGTAGCGTTGCTGGTACTGCACTGGGCAAAAACATGGGGGGCAACACAGGCGCAACAATTGGTGCCGCGTTAGGTGGTGCAGGTGGTGCTGCTGTTGCAAGTAACAAGAAAAACCGTACCTCATCTGCAATTGGTGGTGCTTTAGGTGGTGGTGCTGGTTATACCGTAGGTAAAAACATGGGCGGTTCTAATGGCGGCTACATCGGTTCAGCACTTGGTGCTGCGGGTGGTGCAGCATTAGGTAATAAAATTTCTAAAGATAAAGCAGCTGATCGTGCCAAAGCGAATCGTGCTAAACACTGGAAAAAACGTCACCGTTAATTTCTTGGCCTCAGGCTCTTTAAATTCGACGCTACATTTAACATTAAAAGCACCTGTTTGGGTGCTTTTTTTTATTATGCGTTCAACGCATCCAAATTCATGTAATACATCAACTTATTCGAACAAGATCATGAATAAATTAAGGAGATAAAAATCACAATTCGCCAACACTGCCTCCATGCTATTTGACGGTTGCTAGATTAAATTTATCTCATCAACAAATACAGCTAGATATATAAAAGGTGTACTCATGAATTACAAATCTCTAATGATCGCTGTCGTAGCAACCTCAGCCATGGGTATGACAGCCGCCAATGCCGGAAATACAACGAATACGGCTTTAGCTTCTGCTTTGGGTGGTGTCGTTGGTGCCGCAGTGGGCAATAAAATGGGTGGCACAACTGGCGCGACAATCGGTTCTGCGATTGGTGGTGGTGCTGGTGCCGCAGTAGCAGCGAATAAACGTGACCGTAATGGCGCGATTATTGGTGGTGCGTTAGGTGGTGGTGCTGGTTATGCCGTAGGTAAAAACATGGCGGGTTCTAATGGTGGTTTAATTGGTGCTGCATTAGGTTCTGCAGGTGGTTCTGCCCTTGGTAAAAAAGTCAGCGAAGACCGTCGTTATGATGACCGTTATGACCGTCGCTATAGTTCAAAAAACTATCGTACTAGCAACTACCGTTATAACCACCGTCGCTAAGATTTCCTCTATTTACCCTTCCTCCTTGAATAAGCATCTTCGGATGCTTATTTTTTTGTCTGTTATTTTGGTTTACATATATATCGATTTTTTTCGATATACAAATACAATGCAAAGTCGTATGCTCTTAGTCATGTTTATTCAAGAGTAATATTATGCGTACGCTTACCGATACCCAGTTCTCTATTCTCGAACTGGTTCCAGTTCGTGACGATAAGACCATTCAATTCTCCCTGCAACATGCGCTGGAATTAGCTCAGACCGCAGAACGTCTAGGTTATAGCCGGATGTGGCTGGCCGAGCATCATAATATGGATGGTATTGCCAGCTCAGCGACCGCCGTCCTCTTAGGCTATTTACTGGCAAATACTAATAGCATCAAACTTGGCTCTGGTGGCATTATGCTGCCAAACCATGCACCCTTAGTGGTAGCAGAACAGTTCGGCACATTAGCAACTTTATACCCAGATCGTATTGAACTGGGACTGGGTCGTGCTCCTGGTACCGATCAAATGACCATGCGTGCTTTGCGTCGTGGCCGTCAGGAAACTGAAGATCAGTTCCCGCAGGATGTTTTAGAAATTCTGCAATACTTTAAAGATCCGATTCCAGGCCAACGCATTGTGGCAACTCCAGGCCAAAGCACACACGTACCTGTGTGGTTATTAGGTTCGAGCCTGTTTAGCGCACAACTGGCAGCAAAACTCGGTCTACCCTATTCTTTTGCATCTCACTTTGCTCCGCGGATGCTTGGTCAAGCGATTCAACTGTATCGGGACAATTTTGAACCGTCTGAATATCTTGATCGTCCTTATGTTTCTATGGGCGTACCAACTTGTGTCGCAGATACAGATGAAGAAGCTGAATATCTGGCAACAAGTGCTTACCAGCGTGTCCTTGCCCTGATTCGCGGTCAAAGCCTGAAATTGAAAGCGCCGATTGATTCTATGGAAGGACTCTGGTCACCACCTGAAAAGATGTCTGTCGATAATTTCTTTGCCATGGCACAAGTGGGTTCTAAAGAAACTGTTAAAGCCGGTCTGGAAGCACTCCTAGCAAAATATGATGTAGATGAGTTTATCTTCACCTGTGACATCTATGACACAGAGAAACGTCTGCATAATTTTGAATTGCTGATGCAAATCAAAAACGGGCAATAATGCTGTCTTGCTTTGCCTAATTTATTCTGATCTATATACCCACTCTTAGGAATGGGTATATTTTTTAAAACTTTGTTTGAAAATTTTAAGTCTCCAAATGGATAAATTCATGTCTAAGATGGAACTCCTG from the Acinetobacter sp. YWS30-1 genome contains:
- a CDS encoding 3-hydroxyacyl-CoA dehydrogenase translates to MKIQGKVIVVTGGASGLGAATATHLVDQGAKVILVDMNQEQGNVLQQQLGEQAEFVQLDVTDEQAVEAFFSHVENQYGQLNGLVNCAGIAPSAKVLGKNGIHELAMFQKVLNINVSGTFNMLRFAAALIGKYELQTDEEERGVIVNTASVAAFDGQIGQTAYSASKGAVVAMTLPLARELAREAIRVMTIAPGIMETPMLKGMPQNVQDALGQMVPFPPRLAKPQEFAQLVGHIFENSYLNGEVIRLDGAIRMAPK
- a CDS encoding acyl-CoA dehydrogenase family protein, whose translation is MLLNDEQKMIQEMMRNYSQQKLKPTAGLRDKTAQFPAQELKELGALGALGMTVSEQWGGAGLDYVSLVLALEEIAAGDGAISTIVSVQNSLPCGITQRYGTEEQKQKYLTKLATGEWLGCFCLTEPQAGSDASALECKAERDGDEWVLNGTKQFITTGKHAQIALVFAVTDKSAGKKGISCFLVPTDSPGYIVSNLEEKMGQHCSDTATIIFDQCRIPAENLLGQEGDGYKIALSNLESGRIGIAAQSVGMARAALDAAVEYANERKSFGVELVQHQAVAFRLADMATQIEAARQLVLHAATLKDAGLPCLKEASMAKLFASTIAERVCSDAIQIHGGYGYVSDFPVERIYRDVRVSQIYEGASDIQRLVIAREVSKV
- a CDS encoding AraC family transcriptional regulator, giving the protein MHLPALEYSKGTISIDLVHEALLNAKAQHYDIAEILTKAAIPLEILHSAKARVSVAQYAALWTALADSMNDEFFGMDSHPMRRGSFKLLSKMLLQTDTLEKALQQILQFFNLILDDLHSTLMVEENFAYIVIYDQNQTKRMFSYATYLMLIHTLLCWLSGQRVLLNQIQLKCAAPLDDFDYKVRFCEQIEYQASENYIQFDAAYLQLPVKQDQTSWYQFIQQTPHNLLVRFKNPYALSAQIRKQLLKVPPAEWLELNELALKMNMSEATMQRRLKNEGVTYQQLKNEIRRDTAIELLTRTDQSLQDISDQLNFQEVSAFHRAFKKWTGVSPGAYRQNITR
- a CDS encoding aliphatic sulfonate ABC transporter substrate-binding protein — its product is MKKTLRTSSLNLLGLSISLFTGLANAAIPSELKLDYAYYAPTSLVVKEQKLLEKALPKTKIKWVFSQGSNRSLEYLNSGSTDFASTAGLAAVLSRANGSPIKTVYIQSQPEWTALVVNKDSNIKSLKDLKGKKIAATKGTDPFLFTLQALDTIGLGKRDVELVHLQHPDGKTALERKQVDAWAGLDPLMASAQAQSGAKLLYRNVSFNSYSVLSVKDQFAKSSPEAIEAVIKAYEQARKWAKANPDKLAELLAREAKLPIEVAKLQLSRTNLDQNIPTTKHTGALQKAGRILTEEELVRKGTNVNQVVTQLFDARYAKKVVTK
- a CDS encoding AMP-binding protein, whose amino-acid sequence is MKTLEQAYREFDFDTMVQQHLAGTPDSLNAYTECCGRFLGQNRIALIWEGKNGKTQYWTFEQLAEASGQLAHYMTSLGLQAGDCIAGLLPRTPELLITILATWRIGAIYQPLFTAFESKAIEHRINTAHTRLIITNQEQRAKLNDLDIPHILTVHQTPESINQDADFWTELKQYPTEFEPVQGRFSDIFLMMFTSGTTGLAKSVPVPLKALLAFKGYMLHAVDLRDEDTFWNLADPGWAYGLYYGIAGPLSLGHSIILDERAFSVDNAVEVIKKYRVNNLTGSPTAFRMFYGFKEKFDAEISSCLRVVSSAGEPLTPEVIQWFNHEMDVNIYDQYGQTELGMVIANHHALEHHKKIGSAGFAIPGHRFAVLNKEHQEVEKGGIGTLAMDYSASPLMWFEGYGGNNRKAFVGQYYLTGDTVKLNEHGGIDFIGRADDVITTSGYRVGPFDVESTLLECEEVLESAVVGKPDPERTEIVKAFVVLKSQYAASEELMLKLQNYVRSRLSKHAYPKEIEFVSDLPKTSSGKIQRNLLKQQEIAKIQGIKQVS